From a region of the Candida albicans SC5314 chromosome 1, complete sequence genome:
- a CDS encoding uncharacterized protein (Protein of unknown function; transcript detected in high-resolution tiling arrays; transcription induced by alpha pheromone in SpiderM medium; Spider and early-stage flow model biofilm induced), translated as MNMNAKNIRWVEPPATIIDETIMNSSVPEADFPVKPILKLPRNTPFPFASEDDNKESEDQEDLNKTKQISNLLRNHFICIMKSIFGLIKMLINNQIITGFTNFLISAIAFISITALRIIAAVGRFLIDFDFSLFFESCSFLLEEHELYFTTDLSHQHPNRKSNKRRVTTTAGT; from the coding sequence ATGAATATGAATGCCAAAAATATCCGTTGGGTAGAACCACCTGCCACAATTATAGATGAAACTATCATGAATTCCCTGGTTCCGGAGGCAGACTTTCCTGTAAAACCTATATTGAAACTACCGAGAAATACACCATTTCCATTTGCATCTGAAGACGACAACAAAGAACTGGAAGATCAAGAAGATCTCAACAAGACAAAGCAGATTTCAAATCTACTACGTAATCATTTTATTTGCATCATGAAAAGTATTTTTGGGTTAATAAAAATgttaattaataatcaaataataacagGGTTTACGAACTTTCTTATATCCGCTATTGCATTTATATCCATTACAGCGCTCAGGATTATTGCAGCTGTGGGTAGATTCTTAAtagattttgatttttcattgtttttTGAAAGCTGTCTGTTTCTACTAGAAGAGCATGAGTTATATTTCACCACTGATCTAAGCCACCAACATCCAAATCGCAAATCCAACAAAAGGCGTGTCACTACAACAGCCGGCACATAA
- a CDS encoding uncharacterized protein (Ortholog(s) have role in CENP-A containing nucleosome assembly, chromatin maintenance, chromatin silencing at centromere, mitotic sister chromatid segregation and nucleoplasm localization) encodes MSNYSTEVAKLISEGSRAYSSKDFDLASEKYGEACEEYSKSHQGNEDADLLFLYGKAVFQSGVSKSEVFGGKPAEPEVETENSESKQEESKPETDKTDDTFQFYADGDGEEEDGEENEEPNEDENNDEDANKSDFEVAWELLDLARALFEEKLESLDKGDLKPPYLTQDTDESSNDYIVVLKKLSETYDILGEVSLEAENFNQAADDLRKCLELRLELFSDTSSLISESHYKLALALEFQSDDSNSRKNAAEQMKLAIESVERRNKNENDDSKRKENQEIIDEMKEKYQDLLKDPSEEIKMQQLDIIKGILGEEASGSEQSAGAAIVNNLQTMVKKKQNKEETKTVVNDLSGMVRKRKKQDANDDKTKKLKSE; translated from the coding sequence ATGTCTAATTATTCAACAGAAGTAGCCAAGCTAATTTCAGAAGGGTCCAGGGCTTATTCATCGAAGGATTTTGATCTTGCATCTGAAAAGTATGGAGAGGCATGCGAAGAGTATTCCAAAAGTCATCAAGGTAATGAAGATGcagatttattatttttatatgGTAAAGCAGTCTTTCAAAGTGGTGTGAGTAAATCAGAAGTGTTTGGTGGAAAGCCTGCTGAACCAGAGGTAGAAACTGAAAACAGTGAATCAAAACAGGAAGAGAGTAAACCAGAAACTGATAAAACAGATGATACTTTCCAATTCTATGCAGACGGAGATGGGGAGGAAGAAGATGGTGAGGAAAACGAAGAACcaaatgaagatgaaaataaCGACGAGGATGCGAATAAAAGTGATTTTGAGGTTGCTTGGGAATTATTGGATTTGGCTAGAGCCTTGTTTGAAGAGAAACTCGAGTCTTTGGATAAGGGGGACTTGAAACCACCATATTTGACACAAGACACAGACGAAAGTAGTAATGATTATATAGTggtgttgaaaaaattatcagAAACTTACGATATCCTAGGAGAAGTGTCATTGGAGGCAGAAAACTTTAATCAAGCTGCTGATGATTTGAGAAAATGTTTAGAGTTGAGACTAGAACTATTTTCAGATACGTCATCTTTAATATCTGAATCACATTACAAATTGGCATTGGCATTAGAATTCCAATCTGACGATTCCAATCTGAGAAAGAACGCTGCTgaacaaatgaaattggCAATTGAGTCTGTTGAAAGAAGgaacaaaaatgaaaatgatgactctaaaagaaaggaaaacCAAGAGATTATTGATGAGATGAAGGAAAAGTATcaagatttattgaaagatCCTTcagaagaaatcaaaatgcAGCAATTGGATATAATCAAGGGGATCTTGGGTGAGGAGGCATCAGGCAGTGAACAAAGTGCAGGTGCCGCTATCGTTAACAATCTTCAAACCatggtgaagaagaaacaaaacaagGAAGAAACCAAAACTGTGGTCAATGATTTATCAGGTATGGTtaggaaaagaaaaaagcaGGATGCTAATGATGACAAGACTAAAAAGCTCAAATCAGAATAG
- a CDS encoding uncharacterized protein (Putative protein of unknown function, transcript upregulated in clinical isolates from HIV+ patients with oral candidiasis; Spider biofilm induced), with the protein MVDFNVNGKIAVVTGGTRGLGLYCAEALLLNGASTVVITSRKAKACEEAQKYLEKLAKDNNKNCKIISYPADIAVEEECEKFYAEIAKQVDKVDILVANAGASWGAPLEDHPVSAVKKVLNLNVVAVYHTIKLFTPLLEKAGTKEDPSRLILMSSVISYSTNDMVGVYGYLSSKAAVSHLGRNLSVQFAPRHINVNSIAPGFFPSKMANGLIEAAGEALTSTNPRGRLGEKEDIQSLLIFLCSKQSNYVNGIIVPLDGGAHNNQPAAHF; encoded by the coding sequence atggTCGACTTCAATGTTAATGGGAAAATTGCTGTTGTAACTGGTGGTACTCGTGGTTTGGGTTTATACTGTGCTGAGGCTTTGTTATTGAACGGTGCCTCCACTGTGGTCATTACATCAAGAAAAGCAAAAGCTTGTGAAGAAGCTCAAAAGTATTTGGAAAAACTTGCcaaagacaacaacaagaattgtAAAATTATTTCATATCCTGCAGATATTGctgttgaagaagaatgtGAAAAATTCTACGCCGAAATAGCCAAACAAGTCGACAAAGTTGACATTTTGGTCGCCAACGCTGGTGCTAGTTGGGGTGCTCCGTTAGAAGACCATCCAGTTTCAGCAGTCAAAAAAGTCCTCAACTTGAATGTTGTTGCCGTCTACCACACCATCAAGTTATTTACTCCTTTATTGGAAAAAGCTGGTACCAAAGAAGATCCTTCTAGATTGATCCTTATGTCCTCTGTCATTAGTTATTCGACTAACGATATGGTCGGTGTATACGGTTATTTGTCTTCCAAGGCTGCAGTATCTCATTTGGGAAGAAACTTGTCTGTTCAATTTGCCCCAAGACATATCAATGTTAATTCAATTGCCCCAGGTTTTTTCCCATCGAAAATGGCCAATGGTTTGATCGAAGCTGCTGGTGAAGCTTTGACTTCAACCAACCCAAGAGGAAGATTGGGTGAGAAGGAAGACATTCAATCTTTGTTAATCTTCTTGTGTTCCAAACAGTCCAATTATGTAAATGGTATCATTGTTCCTCTTGATGGAGGAGCACACAATAACCAACCAGCTGCTCATTTTTAG
- a CDS encoding uncharacterized protein (Ortholog of Candida albicans WO-1 : CAWG_00951): protein MTLPLVFFKCGKSCFINSTTANKLISYNLFQSSTEVDSIGPTGSKTPAFAIIEFNCPNFEIASLTAFSEVDESVMSPTTKSTLSEPYLFVRASNGACVLATTTTFVLGSFKSTSAIALPIPE, encoded by the coding sequence ATGACCTTACCATTggtttttttcaaatgtgGCAAACTGTGCTTTatcaattcaacaacagcaaacaaattgatatcATATAACCTTTTCCAATCATCAACAGAAGTGGATTCGATAGGACCAACGGGTTCCAAAACACCTGCGTTTGCAATAATTGAGTTTAATTGtccaaattttgaaatagcCAGCTTAACTGCTTTTTCCGAAGTTGACGAGTCAGTGATgtcaccaacaacaaagtcAACTCTATCTGAACCATATTTGTTTGTAAGAGCTTCCAATGGTGCTTGTGTCCTTGCCACAACAACGACTTTTGTATTAGGGTCTTTCAAAAGCACTTCTGCAATTGCTTTGCCAATACCTGAATAG
- a CDS encoding sepiapterin reductase family protein (Putative protein of unknown function; clade-associated gene expression), producing the protein MSHVSIITGASRGIGKAIAEVLLKDPNTKVVVVARTQAPLEALTNKYGSDRVDFVVGDITDSSTSEKAVKSAISKFGQLNSIIANAGVLEPVGPIESTSVDDWKRLYDINLFAVVELIKHSLPHLKKTNGKVIAVSSGAATKAYSGWYAYGSSKAALNHLILSLASDEKDVQAISIAPGVVDTEMQTDIREKFGKNMTPEGLQRFVDLHENKQLASPEEPGTVYAKLALQEWSEDLNGKFLRYNDEILKAYQL; encoded by the exons ATGTCTCATGTATCTATAATCACTGGTGCCTCAAGAG GTATTGGCAAAGCAATTGCAGAAGTGCTTTTGAAAGACCCTAATACAAAAGTCGTTGTTGTGGCAAGGACACAAGCACCATTGGAAGCTCTTACAAACAAATATGGTTCAGATAGAGTTgactttgttgttggtgacATCACTGACTCGTCAACTTCGGAAAAAGCAGTTAAGCTGgctatttcaaaatttggaCAATTAAACTCAATTATTGCAAACGCAGGTGTTTTGGAACCCGTTGGTCCTATCGAATCCACTTCTGTTGATGATTGGAAAAGGTTATATgatatcaatttgtttgctgttgttgaattgatAAAGCACAGTTTGCcacatttgaaaaaaaccAATGGTAAGGTCATTGCTGTTTCCTCTGGAGCAGCCACAAAAGCTTACAGTGGATGGTACGCATATGGTTCCTCTAAAGCTGCtttgaatcatttgattttatccTTAGCTAGTGATGAGAAAGATGTTCAAGCTATTTCAATTGCTCCAGGTGTAGTGGACACTGAAATGCAGACGGATATTAGAGAGAAATTCGGAAAGAATATGACCCCAGAAGGTTTGCAAAGGTTTGTCGACTTACATGAAAATAAGCAGTTGGCCTCTCCTGAGGAGCCGGGAACTGTATATGCCAAATTGGCTTTGCAAGAATGGTCAGAGGACTTGAATGGTAAATTTTTAAGATACAATGACGAGATCCTCAAGGCCTATCAATTATAA
- the TUS1 gene encoding Rho family guanine nucleotide exchange factor (Putative guanine nucleotide exchange factor; induced by Mnl1 under weak acid stress; Spider biofilm induced), translating into MSHQPNKKSLRRKPPPIDDSTPFSIYQNLTSNPEQYSDFQVSLSKSPPIQVNTFVQSSPPNYIQSPPSAPPPPIPVQRPEYTSQVGSFPEAASAPVDQTNYNVSMSSEFPFDESFISMGGSPKPKGPKQIWEYEDDSIISQPIEYVRHASINSTDYKSRPRGYQQMSTTSQSAPLDSIPYPIEDLSPIQAKPTTTTAPYPTQNFEDSIDNYYESDYDYTFEDDSPSQMQSVDKYGNGVSPRIDDVPDLTSKRSSLQSAQSVNTSWQSHSQTNSIQSGANSVGIQGQFPMSAPPFLESPPRPSLRQLATKNSQNFPPPNTQAIDYASDSSYSRSPSPTRRTIDRTKTVSSGFTYAESEFIEDFSEGYNEFAVQHGPSSRWNSVNSNATHTPENLFWDDGYQLPTESPATEYFDYSMLPELPSVKPLPKSPSYLPEVLASKQQQELPSLPLELPDLPFSSAFLQSQHFEICSKIWSLSELFKWCLKLRIWLNNSTISKTELKKALGGLLAFHRRDVPLDVVSNNAAAAFETFVSTGAIEVVEDVEAQGSDKTLIVMNENVYLNGVLPLLTECYSNFQHTKEVEQSNMTCYSTCCTLSKSMNLERKMRNTNIKDIVLEHDWTSHWHLTVEDLKTLNHATSKQQSLIFDLMRYEQTFIQRADCFVEVVAPEFIKAAKSYFGQNSEKLAKFEQDVISAGKQIVDIHRTVLFEPLLKILIAEGKFIKNLVGIGQTYSDWAFEVKPHLIKYMSCMPMIEELLGIETIKAFIDNRISTLPRVRDLKVNVGILFISTFNSRYMQLPLQLEDIYKKFDVNDPEHISMLKAANDIRKLGVRINDSKKSADNNYAISVIKDQLLWKSGVTQINLNLNSPNRKFVCRGDLTRKSVLSKLQTANINHIILLDNYVLITDRARNRRGGLAYKILEDPIPVEYLIVEEKVVSTSTLLSNQNSLGTTQSGTADAENDDSDAFQLKLRYAGRTKRAYTFSCGTEREIRDWVNYFIAAKSTLCKRLAHSNPYRVVSVSNTVFGYENSHRVTKLQLLARYDPIYDICQDSVEKTKKLNLWSDLYNPRLSRNRIVFSKLQCMCWFEYKGSKYNLVALEAGLYMCESKGRWKKIIGGDNYVQMQVDSEIGIVVVLTEKQLGYYPIHQILNVYNETKSNLTCIPLSKDTVLFFEMGRHKNVKMLFYAKKKTNGSIHFKVMIPQIDNGGIFSRFKDHARFYIEAECFGISIFNSSFAVHTDKGFEILTLDKLIPSSVPELPPPVETEKKKADPYATRKSKPTSSVETIRMLINAKYKPMGMYKLNNNKEFLLVYKEYAIFINKHGKPSRDFIIHFKAHHVYFENNYLFVVNDQLIEVWHIGDHPKKAQVIIGKDIKHLGQNGFSMANPLVPGLQLVFRLVE; encoded by the coding sequence ATGTCTCATCAgccaaataaaaaatcattaagACGAAAACCCCCACCAATAGATGACTCGACTCCTTTTAGTATTTATCAAAACCTAACATCTAATCCTGAACAATATTCAGACTTCCAAGTTTCATTGTCCAAATCACCACCTATTCAAGTAAATACATTTGTTCAATCTTCACCACCTAATTATATCCAGCTGCCTCCAAGTGCACCACCCCCTCCCATACCAGTCCAACGACCAGAATATACCCTGCAGGTGGGGTCATTTCCTGAAGCAGCATCGGCACCTGTGGATCAAACTAATTATAATGTTTCAATGAGCCTGGAGTTCCCCTTTGACGAGTCTTTCATATCAATGGGTGGCTCGCCAAAGCCGAAAGGTCCAAAGCAAATTTGGGAGTATGAGGACGATAGTATTATCTCACAACCTATAGAATACGTTCGGCATGCTTCAATAAATAGTACCGACTACAAGTCAAGACCAAGAGgatatcaacaaatgtCTACAACCTCCCAATCTGCACCTTTAGATAGTATACCGTATCCAATAGAGGATTTGCTGCCTATTCAGGCTAAAcctactactactacagCTCCTTATCCTACACAAAACTTTGAAGATTCAATTGACAACTATTATGAATCAGATTATGATTACACTTTTGAAGATGATTCTCCATCCCAGATGCAAAGTGTCGATAAATATGGGAATGGTGTTTCGCCTCGAATTGATGATGTTCCTGATTTGACTTCCAAACGAAGTCTGCTACAGCTGGCCCAAAGTGTTAATACTCTGTGGCAATCGCATTCTCAAACTAATCTGATTCAATCAGGTGCTAATCTGGTGGGTATTCAAGGACAGTTTCCAATGTCTGCTCCGCCTTTTTTGGAGTCCCCTCCGAGACCGAGTCTTCGACAATTAGCAACCAAGAATTCTCAAAACTTCCCTCCACCTAATACCCAAGCAATAGATTATGCACTGGATCTGTCATATAGTAGATCTCCATCTCcaacaagaagaacaatTGATAGGACAAAAACTGTTTCACTGGGCTTCACTTACGCCGAAAGCGAGTTTATAGAAGACTTTTCGGAAGGATATAACGAATTTGCTGTTCAACATGGACCAAGCTCAAGATGGAATTCTGTTAACTCCAACGCAACACACACACCAGAAAACTTGTTCTGGGATGATGGGTACCAGTTGCCGACCGAATCACCAGCTACTGAATACTTTGATTATTCAATGTTGCCTGAATTGCCAAGTGTCAAGCCTTTACCTAAATCACCATCATATTTACCTGAGGTGCTTGCACTGAAACAGCAACAAGAGCTACCCTCGTTGCCACTAGAACTACCTGATTTGCCATTTAGCTCAGCTTTTTTGCAGTCACAgcattttgaaatttgctCAAAGATTTGGTCACTTTCAGAACTTTTCAAGTGGTGCTTGAAGTTAAGAATATGGTTGAACAACCTGACCATCTCTAAAACAGAGTTGAAAAAGGCATTAGGTGGTTTATTAGCTTTCCATCGACGTGACGTGCCATTGGACGTGGTATCGAACAATGCGGCGGCAGCGTTTGAAACTTTTGTTCTGACTGGTGCAATCGAGGTAGTAGAAGATGTTGAAGCACAGGGAAGTGATAAAACTTTAATTGTTATGAATGAAAATGTGTATTTGAATGGAGTTTTGCCATTACTTACAGAATGctattcaaattttcaacataCTAAAGAGGTGGAACAGTCTAACATGACGTGTTATTCGACATGCTGCACCTTGAGTAAGTCGATGAATTTGGAGCGGAAAATGCGAAATACAAACATCAAGGATATTGTACTAGAGCATGACTGGACCAGTCATTGGCATTTGACTGTGGAAGATCTTAAAACTTTGAATCATGCTACTAGTAAGCAGCAGTCTCtcatatttgatttgatgaGATACGAACAAACATTCATTCAAAGAGCTGATTGCTTTGTGGAAGTTGTCGCGCCTGAGTTTATCAAAGCTGCAAAGAGCTACTTTGGTCAGAATAGTGAGAAATTAGCAAAATTCGAACAAGATGTTATAAGTGCGGGAAAACAAATAGTTGATATCCATCGGACAGTTTTATTTGAAcctttattgaaaattttaattgcAGAGGGGAAATTCATTAAGAATTTGGTCGGTATAGGGCAAACTTATAGTGATTGGGCATTTGAAGTCAAGCCACATTTAATTAAGTACATGAGCTGCATGCCAATGATTGAAGAACTTCTAGGGATCGAAACAATAAAGGCGTTTATTGACAACCGTATTAGTACTTTGCCCAGGGTGAGGGATTTGAAAGTGAATGTCGGGATTTTGTTTATAAGTACTTTTAATTCAAGGTATATGCAGTTGCCATTGCAGTTGGAGGATATCTACAAGAAGTTTGACGTTAATGATCCCGAGCACATATCGATGCTTAAAGCAGCTAACGATATCAGGAAATTGGGGGTAAGAATAAATGATTCCAAAAAACTGGCCGATAATAATTATGCAATATCTGTGATCAAGGACCAGTTATTATGGAAAAGTGGAGTGACACAGATCAATTTGAACTTGAACTCGCCAAATCGAAAATTTGTTTGTCGTGGTGACTTGACGAGAAAAAGTGTTTTGTCAAAGCTTCAAACAGCAAATATCAATCATATTATACTACTTGATAACTATGTTCTAATTACGGATCGCGCAAGAAATAGACGTGGGGGGTTGGCTTATAAGATTTTGGAGGATCCAATTCCTGTTGAGTATTTGATTGTGGAGGAAAAAGTAGTTTCGACGAGTACATTGCTTTCTAACCAAAATTCTTTAGGTACAACTCAACTGGGCACAGCTGATGCTGAAAATGACGACAGTGATGCATTTCAGTTAAAGTTGAGGTATGCTGGTAGAACAAAGAGAGCTTATACTTTTTCATGTGGTACAGAAAGAGAAATTAGAGATTGGGTAAACTATTTTATTGCGGCAAAGTCTACCTTGTGCAAGCGTTTGGCTCATTCTAACCCTTATAGAGTTGTCCTGGTGTCAAATACTGTATTTGGTTACGAGAATAGTCATCGTGTTACCAAGCTTCAATTACTTGCTCGTTATGATCCTATTTATGATATTTGCCAAGACTCCGTGGAAAAAACtaagaaattgaatctCTGGAGTGATTTGTACAACCCAAGGTTGTCTCGCAATCGTATTGTTTTTAGCAAATTGCAATGTATGTGCTGGTTTGAATATAAGGGATCCAAGTACAACCTTGTTGCTCTTGAAGCTGGGTTGTATATGTGCGAGTCTAAAGGTAGATGGAAGAAGATCATAGGTGGTGATAATTACGTTCAAATGCAAGTGGATTCGGAAATTGGTATTGTGGTGGTATTGACTGAGAAGCAATTGGGTTACTATCCTATACATCAGATTTTGAATGTCTACAACGAAACGAAACTGAACTTGACATGTATTCCTTTGTCAAAGGATACTGTATTGTTTTTTGAGATGGGTCGTCACAAGAATGTTAAAATGTTATTTTATgccaagaagaagacaaaTGGTAGTATTCATTTCAAGGTTATGATTCCACAAATAGATAACGGAGGCATCTTTAGTAGGTTCAAGGACCATGCCAGATTTTATATAGAAGCTGAATGCTTTGGGATATCGATATTTAATTCATCCTTTGCTGTTCATACTGATAAAGGATTTGAGATTTTGACGTTGGATAAATTGATCCCTAGTTCAGTCCCTGAATTACCACCTCCTGttgaaactgaaaaaaagaaggcTGATCCTTATGCAACAAGGAAAAGTAAGCCTACATCCCTGGTGGAAACCATTAGAATGTTAATTAATGCCAAATATAAGCCAATGGGGATGtacaaattgaacaataataaagaattcCTATTGGTTTACAAAGAATACGCCatatttataaacaaacaTGGGAAACCTTCACGAGACTTTATTATCCATTTCAAGGCACACCatgtttattttgaaaacaactatttatttgttgtcaatgatcaattgattgaagtGTGGCATATAGGCGATCATCCCAAAAAGGCCCAAGTAATCATTGGGAAAGATATAAAACATTTAGGACAAAACGGGTTTTCCATGGCTAACCCGTTGGTGCCCGGATTGCAACTAGTATTTCGTTTGGTAGAGTAG
- the FMA1 gene encoding Fma1p (Putative oxidoreductase; induced by ciclopirox olamine; upregulation correlates with clinical development of fluconazole resistance; Spider biofilm repressed), producing the protein MSHVSIVTGASRGIGKAIAEILLKTPSSKVVIVARSQAPLESFQKQHGSDRVAFVAGDITDPATSNIAVETAISKFGQLNAVIANAGVLDPIGPIENTSVDQWKQLYDINVFSVVELIKHSLPHLKKTNGKVIGVSSIAAFTAFNGWYAYGSSKAALNHLMYSLASEEKEIQAIAVAPGVVDTEMQNDIREKFGKNMKEEALQQFVDLHKNEKLVSPEEPGTVYANLALKGWSEDLNGKYLDFDDALLKDYQL; encoded by the exons ATGTCTCACGTCTCAATTGTAACTGGTGCTTCTAGAG GCATTGGTAAGGCTATCGCCgaaattcttttaaaaacTCCATCTTCAAAAGTTGTGATTGTTGCTAGATCTCAAGCTCCATTGGAATCTTTCCAAAAGCAACACGGCTCGGACAGAGTAGCATTTGTTGCTGGTGATATTACAGATCCAGCAACATCTAACATTGCTGTTGAAACTGCCATCTCCAAATTTGGTCAATTAAATGCTGTCATTGCTAATGCTGGTGTGTTGGATCCAATAGGCCCGATTGAAAACACCTCTGTTGACCAATGGAAACAATTGTATGACATTAATGTATTCTCAGTTGTTGAATTAATCAAACACAGTTTGCCacatttgaagaaaacCAACGGTAAAGTCATTGGTGTTTCATCAATTGCAGCCTTTACAGCTTTCAATGGTTGGTATGCTTATGGTTCTTCCAAGGCTGCATTGAACCATTTGATGTACTCTTTGGCTtctgaagaaaaagaaattcaagCCATCGCTGTTGCTCCAGGTGTCGTTGACACTGAAATGCAAAATGACATTAGAGAAAAATTTGGCAAAAATATGAAGGAAGAAGCTCTCCAACAATTTGTTGACTTACACAAGAATGAAAAGTTGGTCTCTCCAGAAGAACCAGGTACAGTTTACGCTAACTTGGCCTTGAAGGGTTGGTCAGAAGATTTGAACGGGAAATACTTAGATTTTGATGATGCCCTCCTTAAAGACTATCAATTGTAA